A genomic region of Cyprinus carpio isolate SPL01 chromosome B11, ASM1834038v1, whole genome shotgun sequence contains the following coding sequences:
- the LOC109052736 gene encoding claudin-19-like isoform X2 — protein MANSGFQLLGYFLALGGWIGIISTTVLPQWKQSSYAGDAIIMAVGLYEGLWMSCASQSTGQVQCKIFDSLLSLDVHIQTCRALMVISVLMGFIAIIVSVVGMKCTKVGDNNPSTKSKIAISGGSLFLLSGLCTLVAVSWYATQVSYHFFDPNTPINARYEFGPALFVGWAAAILMMLGGSFLCCSCVNEDSRGQQFYRQSQPSTAREDELSETSFPD, from the exons ATGGCCAACTCTGGGTTTCAGCTTCTGGGCTATTTTCTTGCTCTGGGTGGATGGATTGGCATCATCTCCACTACGGTGCTGCCCCAATGGAAGCAGTCCTCTTATGCAGGGGATGCCATCATTATGGCCGTGGGCTTGTACGAGGGCCTTTGGATGTCCTGTGCATCTCAGAGCACGGGTCAGGTGCAGTGCAAAATCTTTGACTCCTTGCTCTCGCTGGATG tccacatTCAGACGTGTCGAGCTCTGATGGTGATCTCAGTGCTGATGGGATTCATTGCTATCATTGTGAGTGTGGTTGGGATGAAATGCACAAAGGTGGGTGACAACAACCCTTCCACCAAGAGCAAGATCGCTATCTCTGGCGGGAGTCTTTTTCTGCTTTCAG GTTTGTGTACGCTGGTGGCTGTGTCATGGTACGCCACACAGGTCTCCTACCATTTCTTTGATCCGAATACACCAATTAACGCCAG GTATGAGTTTGGCCCCGCCCTCTTTGTAGGGTGGGCTGCTGCCATCCTGATGATGTTGGGCGGCTCGTTCCTCTGCTGCTCCTGCGTTAACGAGGACAGTAGAGGACAGCAGTTCTACCGGCAATCTCAACCCTCTACAGCCAGGGA GGATGAGTTGAGTGAGACTAGTTTCCCTGACTGA
- the LOC109052736 gene encoding claudin-19-like isoform X1, producing the protein MANSGFQLLGYFLALGGWIGIISTTVLPQWKQSSYAGDAIIMAVGLYEGLWMSCASQSTGQVQCKIFDSLLSLDVHIQTCRALMVISVLMGFIAIIVSVVGMKCTKVGDNNPSTKSKIAISGGSLFLLSGLCTLVAVSWYATQVSYHFFDPNTPINARYEFGPALFVGWAAAILMMLGGSFLCCSCVNEDSRGQQFYRQSQPSTAREANVKSSPAEKGEQYL; encoded by the exons ATGGCCAACTCTGGGTTTCAGCTTCTGGGCTATTTTCTTGCTCTGGGTGGATGGATTGGCATCATCTCCACTACGGTGCTGCCCCAATGGAAGCAGTCCTCTTATGCAGGGGATGCCATCATTATGGCCGTGGGCTTGTACGAGGGCCTTTGGATGTCCTGTGCATCTCAGAGCACGGGTCAGGTGCAGTGCAAAATCTTTGACTCCTTGCTCTCGCTGGATG tccacatTCAGACGTGTCGAGCTCTGATGGTGATCTCAGTGCTGATGGGATTCATTGCTATCATTGTGAGTGTGGTTGGGATGAAATGCACAAAGGTGGGTGACAACAACCCTTCCACCAAGAGCAAGATCGCTATCTCTGGCGGGAGTCTTTTTCTGCTTTCAG GTTTGTGTACGCTGGTGGCTGTGTCATGGTACGCCACACAGGTCTCCTACCATTTCTTTGATCCGAATACACCAATTAACGCCAG GTATGAGTTTGGCCCCGCCCTCTTTGTAGGGTGGGCTGCTGCCATCCTGATGATGTTGGGCGGCTCGTTCCTCTGCTGCTCCTGCGTTAACGAGGACAGTAGAGGACAGCAGTTCTACCGGCAATCTCAACCCTCTACAGCCAGGGA AGCAAATGTTAAAAGTTCTCCAGCAGAGAAAGGGGAGCAGTACTTGTAG